One Ethanoligenens harbinense YUAN-3 genomic window carries:
- a CDS encoding APC family permease gives MNMKDFLLGKPLKNSDIKDQKLSRGWGLPLMASDAVSSVAYAGEEILLVLVPVIGLGAFHFVPWITLAIILLLLILIFSYSQIIDHYPNGGGAYIVSSENLGKYPALLAAASLVVDYIMTVAVSVSSASDAIVAAFPGTAPAKVWIAIVFVLLITFGNLRGIRESARLFGTPTYIFIGCLGLLIIVGFVRVLTGTIHPVAYTQQMTQSLSTSMAGLSIALILRAFASGCSALTGVEAVSNSIPNFKEPSQRNAKHILFMLGGVIVFLFGGSTLLELKLRVIPVSGGTILSQLGTAVFGNSILFYILQLFTAIILILAANTAYNGLPLLLYILAHDGYVPRQFAHRGTKLSFSNGIMFICIAAVLLILVFQAKTTNLIPLYSVGVFISFTLSQYGMFRKWHKTRDKGWQYKMWINGVGAVLTLIGVGVEVSTKFTQGAYMIVIAIPVLMLLMVYVQKHYSKVGSELKLNRFHPYYDQATAHSTQVIVLMQSVNKSLLKSLNYANSISDDVTVLHICRHPEHAAQLREEWNRLDIPVKLEIVLTPYQDIIAPLDKYICKREAALKHGETLSVIIIKFVSEHWYDAVLHNQTTYFLERVLSRHKNVSSIILPFHYNPESTKVKAATRDEETPGEKG, from the coding sequence ATGAATATGAAAGATTTCCTGCTTGGCAAACCGTTGAAGAATTCGGACATTAAGGATCAGAAGCTCTCGCGCGGGTGGGGCCTGCCGCTGATGGCGAGCGACGCCGTTTCCTCCGTGGCATACGCGGGCGAAGAGATTCTGCTCGTGCTGGTGCCCGTCATCGGTCTCGGCGCGTTCCATTTCGTGCCGTGGATCACGCTGGCCATCATTCTGTTGCTGTTGATCCTGATTTTTTCCTATTCCCAGATCATCGACCACTATCCCAACGGCGGCGGCGCTTACATCGTCTCCAGTGAAAACCTGGGCAAATATCCCGCGTTGCTGGCGGCGGCCTCGCTGGTGGTGGACTATATCATGACCGTGGCGGTGAGCGTGTCCTCCGCATCCGATGCCATCGTGGCGGCCTTCCCGGGTACGGCGCCGGCGAAGGTGTGGATCGCCATCGTGTTTGTGCTGCTCATCACCTTCGGTAACCTGCGCGGCATCCGCGAATCGGCGCGCCTGTTCGGCACCCCGACCTATATTTTCATCGGGTGCCTGGGCCTGCTCATCATCGTCGGGTTTGTCCGTGTCCTTACGGGCACCATTCATCCGGTGGCCTATACCCAGCAAATGACGCAGTCTTTGTCCACCTCGATGGCGGGCCTGAGCATCGCCCTGATTCTGCGCGCGTTTGCGTCGGGCTGCTCGGCCCTCACCGGCGTGGAGGCCGTGAGCAACTCCATCCCGAACTTTAAGGAGCCCTCGCAGCGCAATGCCAAACACATTCTCTTCATGCTCGGCGGCGTGATCGTGTTTCTGTTCGGCGGTTCCACCTTGCTCGAACTCAAGCTGCGTGTCATCCCGGTGTCCGGCGGCACCATTCTTTCCCAGTTGGGCACGGCGGTGTTCGGCAATTCAATCCTGTTTTATATTCTGCAGCTGTTCACGGCCATCATCCTCATTCTGGCCGCCAACACGGCCTACAACGGCCTGCCGCTGCTGCTCTATATCCTCGCGCACGACGGCTATGTGCCCCGCCAGTTTGCCCACCGCGGCACCAAGCTGAGCTTCTCCAACGGCATCATGTTCATCTGCATCGCGGCGGTGCTGCTCATTCTGGTTTTCCAGGCGAAAACCACCAACCTCATCCCGCTCTACTCGGTTGGCGTGTTCATCTCGTTCACGCTTTCGCAGTACGGCATGTTCCGCAAATGGCATAAAACGCGCGATAAGGGCTGGCAGTATAAAATGTGGATCAACGGCGTGGGCGCGGTGCTCACCCTGATCGGCGTGGGCGTGGAGGTTTCCACCAAGTTCACCCAGGGCGCATATATGATCGTCATCGCCATCCCGGTACTCATGTTGCTGATGGTCTATGTGCAGAAGCACTACAGCAAAGTGGGCAGCGAACTGAAGCTGAACCGGTTCCATCCGTACTACGATCAGGCCACGGCACACTCCACCCAGGTGATCGTTCTGATGCAGTCGGTCAACAAATCGCTGCTCAAATCGCTCAACTATGCCAATTCCATTTCGGACGACGTTACGGTGTTGCACATCTGCCGCCATCCGGAGCATGCCGCGCAGTTGCGCGAGGAATGGAACCGGTTGGATATCCCGGTGAAGCTGGAGATCGTCCTGACACCGTATCAGGATATCATCGCGCCGCTGGACAAATACATCTGCAAGCGTGAGGCAGCGCTCAAACACGGCGAAACGCTGTCCGTCATCATCATCAAGTTTGTGTCGGAGCACTGGTACGACGCCGTTCTGCACAACCAGACGACCTATTTCCTGGAGCGCGTGCTCTCGCGGCATAAGAACGTATCGTCTATCATCCTGCCGTTCCACTATAATCCGGAAAGCACCAAAGTCAAGGCTGCGACCCGGGACGAGGAAACGCCGGGAGAAAAAGGCTGA
- a CDS encoding aminopeptidase C, with protein MNMDHASGISAELAARASQAFAASPAHALADSIAKNGIDNTVYHRAAAVRMNHLFSHEIEPMTITNQQKSGRCWLFAGTNVLRYHLRNTLHVKNADFELSQSYLMFWDKLEKGNYFLEGVLDTADQPKDSRTVMWLFQNPLNDGGQWDMLVALVEKYGVVPKLAMPESFHSGNSAKLNAVLARKLRRDGIELRALQAKGQSAETLRTRKEEMVAEFYVLLCCFLGEPPKTFDFTWRDKDGAFHRDAGQTPRGFYETYFGKDFLAGYVSVINAPTDEKPYDRTYTVKYLGNVVGGRPVRYLNLPNEELVRAASRQIRDGRPVWFGSDVGKVSDRQAGILDTALYPYAEALHTTLDIDKGDMLDYGESCLTHAMMLLGVDVTEAGVQKWKVENSWGKDVGEKGFFVMSADWFADYVCQVVVDQAYLTEAQHKALEQPPIELEPWDPIGALARLG; from the coding sequence ATGAATATGGACCATGCAAGCGGCATTTCCGCAGAACTGGCGGCGCGTGCGTCTCAGGCGTTTGCCGCATCACCGGCGCATGCGCTGGCCGACAGCATTGCCAAAAACGGCATCGACAATACGGTGTATCATCGTGCGGCGGCGGTGCGGATGAACCACCTGTTTTCCCACGAAATCGAGCCGATGACCATTACCAACCAGCAGAAGAGCGGCCGGTGCTGGCTTTTTGCGGGCACCAACGTGCTGCGCTACCATCTGCGCAACACACTGCATGTGAAAAACGCGGATTTCGAATTGTCGCAGAGCTACCTCATGTTCTGGGATAAACTCGAAAAAGGCAATTACTTTCTCGAAGGCGTGCTGGATACCGCCGACCAGCCAAAAGATTCCCGCACGGTGATGTGGCTGTTCCAGAACCCGCTCAACGACGGCGGGCAGTGGGATATGCTGGTCGCCCTCGTCGAGAAATACGGTGTGGTGCCCAAGCTGGCCATGCCGGAAAGCTTCCACAGCGGCAATTCGGCAAAGCTCAACGCGGTGCTGGCCCGCAAGCTGCGCCGCGACGGCATTGAGCTGCGCGCTCTGCAAGCAAAAGGGCAGTCGGCTGAGACTCTGCGCACACGCAAGGAGGAGATGGTGGCGGAGTTTTATGTGTTGCTCTGCTGCTTCCTTGGCGAACCACCCAAAACCTTCGATTTTACCTGGCGTGACAAAGACGGCGCCTTCCACCGTGACGCCGGCCAGACGCCGCGCGGGTTTTATGAGACCTATTTCGGGAAAGATTTTCTGGCGGGTTATGTGAGCGTCATCAACGCGCCCACCGACGAAAAGCCCTATGACCGTACTTACACCGTCAAATATCTGGGAAACGTGGTGGGCGGCCGCCCGGTGCGGTATCTCAACCTGCCGAATGAAGAACTGGTACGCGCCGCCAGCCGGCAGATCCGGGACGGGCGCCCGGTCTGGTTCGGGTCGGACGTCGGCAAGGTGTCCGACCGGCAGGCCGGTATCCTGGATACGGCGCTCTACCCCTATGCGGAAGCGCTGCACACCACGCTCGACATCGACAAGGGCGATATGCTCGATTACGGTGAAAGCTGTCTGACCCATGCCATGATGTTGCTGGGCGTGGATGTAACCGAAGCTGGCGTGCAGAAATGGAAAGTGGAGAACAGTTGGGGCAAGGACGTGGGTGAAAAAGGGTTCTTCGTCATGAGCGCAGACTGGTTTGCCGACTATGTCTGCCAGGTGGTGGTCGATCAGGCATACCTCACGGAAGCGCAGCACAAAGCGCTGGAACAACCGCCCATCGAACTGGAGCCGTGGGACCCGATCGGCGCGCTGGCACGGCTGGGCTGA
- a CDS encoding TetR/AcrR family transcriptional regulator produces the protein MNKVTNRRGHAAQTQQDIFRVALELFRTTGYELTTIQDICEKANVSVGAFYYYYKSKEDVLNDSYRQIDYTLNEKYAHVQFEDPVCGITEILCSLAGYVQEQGFRIPAQIYKKQITATDRFMLDPNREYCILVSRLVAQACAGGRFSADYSEQTVTETILRMMRGILYDWCLHDGSYDLVQQARADMRIILHHFEQANDLQPA, from the coding sequence ATGAACAAAGTTACAAACCGGCGGGGGCACGCCGCTCAGACCCAACAGGATATTTTTCGTGTGGCTTTGGAGCTTTTTCGTACAACCGGATATGAATTGACCACGATCCAGGATATTTGTGAAAAGGCCAACGTTTCCGTTGGCGCATTCTATTATTATTATAAATCGAAAGAGGATGTTCTGAACGATTCTTACCGGCAGATCGACTATACGCTGAATGAGAAATATGCGCATGTACAGTTCGAGGATCCTGTCTGCGGCATCACGGAGATTTTATGCAGTCTGGCAGGCTACGTGCAGGAGCAGGGGTTCCGCATCCCGGCCCAGATCTATAAAAAGCAGATTACCGCAACAGACCGGTTCATGCTGGACCCCAACCGGGAGTACTGCATTCTGGTCAGCCGTCTGGTCGCACAGGCCTGCGCAGGCGGGCGCTTTTCAGCGGATTATTCCGAGCAAACGGTCACGGAAACGATTTTGCGCATGATGCGCGGCATCCTGTACGACTGGTGCCTGCATGACGGATCTTACGACCTGGTGCAGCAGGCGCGGGCCGACATGCGGATTATCCTGCACCATTTCGAGCAGGCCAACGATCTGCAACCGGCATGA
- a CDS encoding YbaB/EbfC family nucleoid-associated protein, translating into MKARLPKGYGGGSSDMNSMIKQAQKMQEAIGKVQAELDEREYTVTSGGGMVEVQITGKREIKQIHIKPEAVDPDDIEMLQDLIVAGVNEAIRKVDETAEQEMGKVTGGLNMPGLI; encoded by the coding sequence ATGAAAGCAAGATTGCCTAAAGGATACGGCGGCGGCTCCTCGGATATGAACAGCATGATCAAACAGGCGCAGAAAATGCAAGAGGCCATCGGCAAGGTGCAGGCCGAGCTGGATGAGCGGGAATATACCGTGACCTCCGGCGGCGGCATGGTGGAAGTGCAGATCACCGGCAAGCGGGAGATCAAGCAGATTCACATCAAGCCCGAGGCGGTGGATCCGGACGACATCGAGATGCTGCAGGACCTCATCGTGGCCGGCGTGAACGAGGCCATCCGCAAGGTGGACGAAACCGCCGAACAGGAAATGGGAAAAGTGACCGGCGGCCTGAACATGCCCGGTCTGATCTGA
- a CDS encoding PHP domain-containing protein encodes MRSLYDTGGAWYKGNLHTHTTRSDGRLPAGEAIGFYREAGYDFIALTDHWRQSEPLEEPGFLQLAGCEFDTGNMTDLVRQPVFHIVGVGMERAVALPKAHDHPPQVLIDAIREAGGLAILAHPAWSLTDPALVPPLSGLSAAEIFNTFSGLPHSNARPESSLYFDIWALQGFLLPCTAADDCHWYEGEQGRSFMMVNASALTAQAIRAAIAAGNFYASQGPRFEQIRYDGETVEISCSEVQTVIFYSNTLYSADRLTLAESGGTVTAARYAVKPSDRYIRVELIDREGRHAWSAPFAAEKTRNR; translated from the coding sequence ATGCGGTCTTTATATGATACGGGCGGCGCCTGGTACAAGGGGAACCTGCACACGCACACCACCCGCTCGGACGGACGGCTCCCTGCCGGGGAAGCCATTGGTTTCTACCGGGAAGCGGGGTACGATTTCATCGCGCTGACCGACCACTGGCGGCAGAGCGAACCGTTGGAGGAGCCGGGGTTCCTCCAACTGGCGGGCTGCGAGTTCGACACCGGCAACATGACCGACCTCGTGCGGCAGCCGGTCTTTCATATCGTGGGGGTGGGAATGGAGCGCGCCGTGGCGCTTCCAAAAGCGCACGACCATCCGCCTCAGGTGTTGATCGACGCCATCCGTGAGGCGGGCGGCCTGGCCATTCTCGCGCACCCGGCGTGGTCGCTCACCGATCCCGCGCTGGTGCCGCCGCTTTCCGGGCTTTCCGCCGCCGAGATCTTCAACACCTTTTCCGGCCTGCCGCACAGCAACGCCCGCCCGGAATCGTCTTTGTATTTTGACATCTGGGCGCTGCAGGGGTTTCTTCTGCCCTGCACGGCGGCGGACGACTGTCACTGGTATGAAGGGGAGCAGGGCCGCTCGTTTATGATGGTCAACGCCTCCGCGCTGACTGCACAAGCCATCCGCGCAGCGATCGCGGCAGGCAACTTCTACGCCTCGCAGGGGCCGCGTTTCGAGCAGATCCGCTACGACGGCGAAACCGTGGAGATTTCCTGCTCCGAGGTGCAGACCGTCATTTTTTACAGCAACACGCTCTACAGCGCCGACCGCCTGACACTGGCCGAATCGGGTGGGACGGTGACCGCCGCGCGGTATGCCGTCAAGCCGAGCGACCGGTATATACGGGTGGAACTGATTGACCGGGAAGGGCGTCATGCCTGGAGCGCACCGTTTGCGGCGGAAAAGACCCGCAATCGCTGA
- the recR gene encoding recombination mediator RecR, translated as MAYYAAPLSRLIEQFERLPGIGRKTAQRLAFFVLDGTNEQAKAFAQAILDAKGQMHTCKVCQNLTDGEICTICGNPARDHTTICVVEDPRDVVAFERTRDYNGLYHVLHGVISPMDGIGPEQLHIKELLARAADGVQEIILATNPDVEGEATALYISRLIRPLGVKVTRIAYGIPVGGELEYADEITLSRALEGRSELH; from the coding sequence ATGGCATATTATGCCGCTCCGCTGTCCCGTCTGATCGAGCAGTTTGAACGGCTGCCGGGCATCGGCCGCAAAACCGCCCAGCGGCTGGCTTTCTTCGTGCTGGACGGTACGAACGAGCAGGCCAAAGCGTTCGCGCAGGCTATTCTGGACGCAAAAGGGCAGATGCACACCTGCAAGGTCTGCCAGAACCTCACCGACGGGGAAATCTGCACCATCTGCGGCAACCCCGCGCGCGACCACACCACCATTTGCGTGGTGGAGGACCCGCGTGACGTGGTGGCGTTTGAGCGCACGCGGGATTACAACGGCCTGTACCATGTGCTGCACGGCGTTATTTCCCCGATGGACGGCATTGGCCCCGAACAGCTGCACATCAAGGAACTGCTCGCACGCGCGGCCGACGGCGTGCAGGAGATTATCCTCGCCACCAACCCCGATGTGGAGGGCGAAGCGACCGCGCTGTATATCTCCCGTCTCATCAGACCGCTGGGTGTCAAGGTCACGCGCATCGCCTACGGCATCCCGGTGGGCGGCGAATTGGAATACGCCGATGAAATCACGCTCTCCCGCGCGCTCGAAGGGCGCAGCGAACTGCATTAA
- the dnaX gene encoding DNA polymerase III subunit gamma/tau: MYQALYRKWRPRTFEDVAGQPQIVATLLGELRAGRVAHAYLFTGSRGTGKTTCAKILAKAVNCLHPQNGDPCGECAVCRGIDDGSLTDVVEIDAASNNGVDSIRALREETVYTPAAAKYRVYIIDEAHMLSAGAFNALLKTLEEPPAYVLFILATTEAHKIPATILSRCQRFDFRRIPPADIAARLLYVAEQEHIPLTQDGAEAIARLADGALRDALSLLDTCANGGGDAVDEEAVARAAGLAGRDYLYALSDAVHAGDAPQALRTLDELYASAKDADRLCEELIGHFRAIMLTQAGSIPPVSASEAGRLQDAARDFDPETVLHALDTLQHTAETLRRAPVKRVEMEMGLLRLCNPALDTSPAALLRRIAALETQVKAGGLRAEATAAGLHMPPGAPARGGAPKADAALPWTEPPAAPETPAATSRRAAQKQAQPENDAPPADSSEESAEPLACWPEVLEELGRIDPPLRGVLDKSKAVVRGAYVLVDAGNVMFADLIRQPLHQKPLVEAVRTATGKPYKVGVFKSSLHAAQKEKSDDPFDALLRTAMDGGVPIREKEQ, encoded by the coding sequence GTGTATCAGGCACTTTATCGAAAATGGAGGCCCCGCACGTTTGAAGACGTGGCGGGCCAGCCTCAGATCGTTGCCACGCTGCTTGGCGAGCTGCGCGCGGGCCGTGTGGCACATGCCTACCTGTTCACCGGCTCGCGGGGGACGGGTAAGACCACCTGCGCCAAAATTCTGGCAAAAGCGGTCAACTGCCTGCATCCCCAAAACGGCGACCCCTGCGGGGAATGCGCCGTCTGCCGCGGCATCGACGACGGCTCGCTCACCGACGTGGTGGAGATCGACGCCGCCAGCAACAACGGGGTGGACAGCATCCGCGCCCTGCGGGAAGAAACGGTCTACACCCCGGCGGCGGCCAAATATCGCGTCTATATCATCGACGAGGCGCACATGCTCTCGGCGGGCGCATTCAATGCGCTGCTCAAAACGCTGGAGGAGCCGCCCGCCTATGTGCTCTTCATCCTCGCCACCACCGAGGCGCACAAGATCCCGGCCACTATCCTCTCGCGTTGCCAGCGGTTCGATTTCCGCCGCATTCCGCCCGCGGACATCGCCGCAAGGCTGCTTTATGTGGCGGAGCAGGAGCACATCCCCCTCACGCAGGACGGCGCGGAGGCCATCGCCAGACTGGCGGACGGCGCATTGCGCGACGCGCTCTCGCTGCTCGACACCTGCGCAAACGGCGGCGGGGATGCGGTGGACGAAGAGGCGGTGGCGCGCGCCGCCGGGCTGGCGGGCCGCGACTATCTTTACGCTCTGTCGGACGCGGTGCACGCGGGGGACGCGCCGCAGGCGTTGCGGACATTGGACGAGCTCTATGCCTCGGCAAAGGATGCCGACCGCCTGTGCGAGGAACTGATCGGGCATTTTCGCGCCATCATGCTCACGCAGGCGGGCAGCATACCGCCCGTTTCCGCGTCCGAAGCCGGGCGCCTGCAGGATGCCGCGCGGGACTTTGACCCGGAAACGGTGCTGCATGCGCTGGACACGCTCCAGCACACGGCGGAAACGCTGCGGCGCGCACCCGTGAAGCGGGTGGAAATGGAAATGGGTCTGCTGCGGCTGTGCAATCCGGCGTTGGACACCTCCCCCGCCGCGCTGCTGCGCCGTATCGCGGCGCTGGAAACACAGGTAAAAGCGGGCGGCCTCCGCGCGGAGGCGACCGCCGCCGGGCTCCACATGCCGCCGGGCGCGCCCGCGCGCGGCGGCGCCCCGAAAGCGGACGCCGCATTGCCGTGGACCGAGCCGCCTGCCGCGCCGGAAACGCCCGCCGCAACCTCGCGCCGGGCGGCCCAAAAGCAAGCACAACCGGAAAACGACGCCCCGCCTGCGGACAGTTCCGAAGAATCGGCGGAGCCGCTGGCCTGCTGGCCGGAGGTGCTGGAGGAGCTGGGCCGCATCGACCCGCCCTTGCGCGGCGTGCTGGACAAATCCAAAGCCGTTGTGCGCGGCGCCTATGTGCTGGTGGACGCGGGCAACGTGATGTTTGCCGACCTCATCCGCCAGCCGCTCCACCAGAAACCGCTGGTGGAAGCCGTCCGCACCGCCACCGGCAAGCCGTACAAAGTCGGGGTGTTCAAATCCAGCCTGCACGCGGCGCAGAAAGAAAAATCAGACGACCCGTTCGACGCGCTGCTGCGCACCGCGATGGACGGCGGCGTACCCATTCGCGAAAAAGAGCAATAG
- a CDS encoding NUDIX hydrolase, translating to MEWMDLRDGTGRPTGRLVPREHALQNGEFMLAVHVFIYRDDGRFLLQKRSLRKRLYPGKWDITGGGVRAGESSLEAACREVEEEVGLTLPPRRMQKLARLKRPPCFFDVWACRHAFEMDELVLQAEEVDAVRLVTPQEMLTVLFEEEYPDGGYRRVLADFLANAADAPLFRNG from the coding sequence ATGGAATGGATGGATCTCCGCGACGGGACAGGCAGGCCCACCGGCCGCTTGGTACCACGCGAACATGCGCTGCAAAACGGTGAGTTCATGCTGGCGGTGCATGTTTTCATCTACCGCGACGACGGCCGCTTCCTGTTGCAGAAACGCTCCTTGCGGAAGCGTCTGTATCCCGGCAAATGGGACATTACGGGCGGCGGCGTGCGGGCGGGGGAAAGCAGCCTGGAAGCCGCCTGCCGGGAGGTCGAAGAGGAAGTGGGGCTCACGCTTCCGCCCAGACGGATGCAGAAGCTGGCCAGGCTCAAGCGGCCACCCTGCTTTTTCGATGTGTGGGCCTGCCGCCACGCGTTCGAGATGGACGAACTGGTGCTTCAGGCCGAGGAAGTGGATGCGGTGCGTCTGGTGACACCGCAGGAGATGCTCACCGTCCTGTTCGAAGAAGAATACCCGGACGGCGGCTACCGCCGTGTCCTCGCCGATTTTCTGGCCAACGCCGCGGACGCGCCGCTGTTTCGAAACGGCTGA
- the dusB gene encoding tRNA dihydrouridine synthase DusB — MFIGNVEIKGHTALAPMAGVADTAFRTVCKAHGAAYVVGEMASAKGFVMQATKTAELLGVTDAERPMAIQLFGSEPDVMAEAARRALAFSPDIIDINMGCPAPKVAGNGGGSALLKDPALAGRIVRAVANAVPVPVTVKIRKGWDAAHVNAVEIARIAEENGAAAVAVHGRTRAQQYAPPADWDIIAAVRRAVRIPVIGNGDVDSPQAAAHMLAQTGCDLVMIGRAALGRPWLFGQVETYLRTGELLPEPNPARRMAVLLDHVRLLCALKGEHIGMREARKHAAWYMKGLHGAALLRGEANKLDTFADLERLAAAAAKE; from the coding sequence TTGTTCATAGGAAATGTGGAGATCAAAGGACACACGGCGCTGGCCCCGATGGCCGGCGTGGCCGACACGGCGTTCCGCACCGTCTGCAAGGCGCACGGCGCGGCGTATGTAGTAGGGGAAATGGCCAGCGCCAAAGGGTTCGTCATGCAGGCGACCAAAACGGCGGAGCTGCTCGGCGTGACCGATGCGGAGCGGCCGATGGCCATCCAGCTCTTCGGCAGCGAACCGGACGTGATGGCAGAAGCCGCACGCCGGGCGCTGGCGTTTTCCCCGGATATCATTGACATCAATATGGGATGCCCCGCCCCCAAGGTGGCGGGCAACGGCGGCGGCAGCGCCCTTCTCAAGGACCCCGCGCTGGCCGGGCGTATCGTCCGCGCCGTGGCAAACGCCGTGCCCGTGCCCGTTACGGTAAAAATCCGCAAAGGATGGGACGCGGCGCACGTCAACGCCGTGGAGATCGCGCGCATCGCGGAGGAGAACGGTGCGGCGGCTGTCGCCGTGCATGGCCGTACCCGTGCCCAGCAGTATGCGCCCCCGGCGGACTGGGACATTATCGCCGCGGTACGACGGGCCGTGCGCATCCCGGTTATCGGCAACGGTGATGTGGACTCCCCGCAGGCGGCGGCGCACATGCTCGCGCAGACCGGCTGCGACCTGGTAATGATCGGCCGGGCGGCGCTGGGCAGGCCCTGGCTGTTCGGGCAAGTGGAAACTTATCTGCGCACCGGCGAGCTGCTGCCCGAACCAAACCCCGCCCGACGCATGGCGGTGCTGCTCGACCATGTGCGGCTGCTCTGCGCCCTCAAGGGCGAGCATATCGGCATGCGGGAGGCGCGTAAGCACGCGGCTTGGTATATGAAAGGCCTTCACGGCGCGGCGCTGCTGCGCGGGGAGGCCAATAAGCTGGACACGTTTGCCGATCTGGAGCGCCTGGCGGCAGCCGCTGCCAAGGAGTGA
- a CDS encoding ABC transporter permease, with amino-acid sequence MKNIGTIFRFTFREQARKKSYVIVTVLLMLVAAALVALPVLIPQWQSGKANGKASRSVVYFDDKTTATIDPAALQQALPAYTVKTVPDGQLDALRKNILAGKEESGAVMAVYQETDDTNRASLSYYERSRDSGPGADELAEIIRNLRMEHLLRRAGLGPQEADYILQAVPATTQTGDHSDNMTGFIPAIAVCILLFIAIFTYGIWVATSIASEKTSRVLEVLITSTKPSAIIVGKSLAMGALGLLQLLLILGAGAVSYMAVGGASKLAVLSFASFTPGAFALLFVYFVLGFSLYAMLSAVAGASVSNADDLRSAMQPITILGMLSFYLAYGSFMAPGTPLSLVASFIPFSAPFAMPARLMMAGVPWWQIVLSLLLLAGTTWGMGALSIRLYASAVLHYGKQLKLKDLFRMAGHAK; translated from the coding sequence ATGAAAAACATCGGCACGATTTTCCGGTTCACCTTCCGCGAACAGGCGCGGAAAAAATCCTATGTCATCGTCACCGTGCTGCTGATGCTGGTGGCGGCGGCGCTGGTGGCGCTGCCCGTGCTCATTCCCCAGTGGCAGAGCGGCAAGGCAAACGGCAAGGCAAGCCGCAGCGTGGTCTATTTTGACGACAAGACCACCGCCACCATCGACCCGGCCGCCCTACAGCAGGCGCTGCCGGCATATACGGTCAAGACCGTGCCGGACGGTCAGCTTGATGCATTGCGCAAAAATATTCTCGCGGGCAAAGAGGAAAGCGGCGCCGTCATGGCGGTCTATCAGGAAACAGACGACACGAACCGCGCCTCTCTTTCCTATTATGAGAGAAGCCGCGACAGCGGGCCGGGCGCGGATGAACTGGCAGAGATCATTCGCAACCTGCGTATGGAACACTTGCTGCGGCGGGCCGGGTTGGGGCCCCAGGAAGCGGACTATATCCTCCAGGCCGTGCCCGCCACCACGCAGACGGGCGACCATTCCGACAATATGACCGGATTCATTCCCGCCATTGCCGTGTGCATCCTTCTGTTCATCGCCATTTTCACCTACGGCATCTGGGTGGCTACGTCCATCGCCTCTGAAAAAACATCCCGCGTGCTGGAAGTGCTCATCACCTCCACCAAACCGTCCGCCATCATCGTCGGCAAAAGCCTGGCCATGGGGGCGCTGGGGCTGCTGCAGCTGCTGCTCATTCTGGGCGCGGGCGCCGTCAGCTATATGGCGGTGGGGGGCGCGAGCAAACTGGCGGTGCTGTCCTTTGCGAGCTTCACGCCGGGCGCGTTTGCGCTGCTGTTTGTCTACTTTGTGCTGGGATTCTCGCTCTATGCAATGCTCAGCGCCGTGGCGGGCGCAAGCGTGAGCAATGCCGACGACCTGCGCTCGGCCATGCAGCCCATCACCATTTTGGGAATGCTGTCGTTCTATCTGGCATATGGCTCGTTCATGGCGCCGGGCACGCCGCTTTCACTGGTGGCGTCGTTCATCCCGTTTTCCGCGCCGTTCGCCATGCCCGCGCGGCTGATGATGGCCGGGGTGCCCTGGTGGCAGATCGTGCTTTCGCTGCTGCTGCTTGCAGGCACCACCTGGGGCATGGGCGCGTTGTCCATCCGGCTGTATGCGTCCGCCGTTCTGCATTACGGCAAACAGCTCAAGCTCAAGGATCTGTTCCGCATGGCCGGGCACGCCAAATGA